The Novipirellula aureliae sequence GCTGTACCTGGGATGTACCATTCTGACGCTGACTGTCAGAAAAAAATCCTGGGTACAGATGTCCGCCTTGGTGTTGGGTAGCGGGTTGCTGACGCTACTCAGTTACGCGGCCTACGTTTCATCGCAGTACCAGTTGCCGATGTTCGTTGAACAGGGCGGCCAGATATTGATGCCCATTCTGCTTGTCATGGCGTTAACCTTTGGGGTGACTCAGCGGGCGACCGTGGTCACCGCAATGATTGCCGTGATCACGACCTTTGCCGGTCATGGTTGTTATGCGCTTGGCCTTTGGCCGACACCCGGAAAATTTTGTGGCATGACAACCCTGATTCTCGGCGTTGAGTACCCTACTGCTCAAACGCTACTGCGAATCGCAGGCGTCCTCGATTTCTTGGTGTGCATTGGTATTTGCATTCCATGTACACGCCGGGTGAGTGCTTTGTATGCAACCCTCTGGGGGTTTTTGACCTCCATCGCGCGTCCGGTCGCCGGTATGTCGTGGGGACTCATTTATTGGGGAGCAGACCATTATCTTCACGAAGCAGTGTATCGAGCGCCACACTTTCTTGTTCCTTTTTATTTGTTTCTAATAGGGCGGCAGCCTTCCAAACCAAACAAACCCAATCGCCCAGTCCATGATCCAAAATAAACACCGTATAAATAAACACCGAATATTCGTACTCTTCTACTTGGCCATGCTCTTTGCCGACGCTTCGCTTTTCGCTCAGCAACAGAGCCAACGGCCCGCTCGAGCCGACCTATCGATCCCCGATGTCGAGCGGAGTGAGGTGATTTGTTTTGCGTTGTACACGGTCCACGACAAGACCCTTAAACTGACTGCCCAACTTTATCCTCTTGAAAAAGGCGACCCCAAGACGGCTCGTTTGGAAATCCTCAAAGGTGTCCAGTGGTTGGAAGTTGCCAAGGCGGACGTAATCGAAGCAGGATGGACCGCACCCTTTCGCGTCGAAAACTGGGATGACACCCGCGCGTACCGCTATCGTGTGCGGCATGGTGCGGATGCGAAGTATGAAGGCGTTATCCGCAAAAACCCTGTGGACAAAGCTGAGATGATTGTCGCTGGATTTACCGGCAACTCGATTCAACCGGCTCACGGTGGCGATATTTCTCGTCAGGATCTCCTTGAAAACGTGAAGAAGATCGATGCCGACGTACTGTTCTTTTCCGGCGATCAAGTCTACGACCACCATCGCCATTATGCGGCATGGCTAAAATTCGGGCGAGACTTCGGAGATATCATCAAAGACCGTCCGACGATCTGTTTGCCCGATGACCACGATGTCGGACAACCCAACCTGTGGGGCGAAAGCGGAAAGATCTCGACGCTCGGCGGTGCCGCCGACGGAGGTTATTCTCAACCTGGCGTTTATGTCCAGGAAGTGGAACGAGCGCAAACGAGCCATCTGCCCGACCCGGTCGACCCGCAAAGGATTGGCCAAGGCATTGGCGTCTATTTCACCAATTTGAATTGGGGGAATGTCGACTTCGCGATTCTAGAAGACCGCAAGTTCAAGACCGGTCCAGCGGGGCGAGTTCCCAAACAAGGGCCGCGACCTGATCATATTCGCAATCCCGATTATGATCCCGCCAGTGTCGATGTGGAGGGTGCCATTTTGCTGGGCCAACGACAACTCGATTTCATTGATGACTGGGCCCAAGATTGGAAAAATGCAAAGATGAAAGTTGCATTGTCGCAAACGATCTTTTGTGGAGGTGCTCACATTCACGGCACCGCGAACGGTCGGCTGCATGCCGATATGGACTCCAACGGTTGGCCACAAAGCGGACGCAATCGTGCACTCCGATCGTTACGCAAAGCGTTCGCGTTCCACTATGCGGGTGATCAACACCTAGCCACGATCTTTCATCACGGCATTGACGAACACCGCGACGCGATCTGGTCGTTCTGTGTTCCCTCCATCGCCAACCTTTATTTGCGTTGGTGGAAACCGCTTGAACCGGGAACGAATCGTGAACCGGGCAGCTTCGAATACACGGGGGATCAAGTCGATGGATTCGACAACAAAGTCACCAACTACGCAGCCGCGAACCCTGAGGAAACACCGGCGGGCAACTTGTTGAACACGCGCGCGGCGGGTTTTGGCATTGTGCGTCTCAATACGAAAACACGCCAGATCACGATGGAATGTTGGCCACGAAACGTCGACATCACCGATCCCGCCGCCAGGCAATACCCGGGATGGCCCCGCACGATCTCGCAATTCGACAACTACAATCCACCATCGTGGGGAAAGCTTGACGCGTTGACGTTTGACGTCGATTCACCCGTTGTCCAACTAATCGATTCGGAGAACGCCGAAATTCTATATACGGTTCGTGTGAACGGGCGTCGTTTTGTGCCTCATGCGCCGCGCGGTCGAACGTTCGTCATCAAAGCGGGCAAAGACGCTCCGGAAACGATCGTGAAAGAAAAAGCTCGCGTGGGCGACGATGGGTAGCTACGACGATGGGTAGCTAATCGTAAGACGGCTTCGCCGAATGATTGCTAGCTTGAGTGATGTCCGCTGCGGATGCCAGCCCAGCGACGACAAGACTCCTTGACCGAGCCTACGATCAAGGGCGACAATCACAGTTGACCCATCTTCACTAAACTCGTAACTTGCCATACTTGAAGCACTTAGATGGCTCAAAATGCACCCAAATCAATCCCTGACCAGGGCGTTTGGTCAATGCATGGCCCCCTATTTGCCGTAGACTACCAAAACAGTAGGTGCAATGCCATTTTGACGCAGCTTGATGCTTGGCCGTCGCAATCGCGTGAGCCCATGTTTTTCCGCAACAAACTGTGTTTTTTAGGGCTATCCCTCTAAAAAACCGAAACCTTTATAAAATAGCTGGGCCGAATCGATGGCCAAACGGCTATCCGCATACGATTATTATTTATTTAACGACAGAAACTCATGTCAATCTTCGAACAACTGTTTGACGTTCTTGGCGTCATCTTCGGCGGCTTTGCCAAAGGTGCCAATCGCGTCGTGACCGGCATCTTCGGCTCCGCGAACGCTCGAACCGTCGCCCGCCTACAACAACGTGCCTCGCGTATCACCGAGCTCGAGCCGAAATATGAGGCGATGAGCGACGAGGAATTACGCGCTCAGACCGAGATTTTTCGCCAACGACTGCGGGATGGTGAAACCTTGGACGATATCCTCGACCAAGCCTTCGCGGTATGCCGTGAAGGTGGAAAACGGTTCCTGGGGATGAGGCATTATGACGTCCAACTAATCGGTGGAATGGTTTTGCATAATGGTGATATTGCCGAAATGGTCACCGGTGAAGGGAAAACGTTGGTCGCCACGCTACCGGCCTACCTAAATGCGCTTGAGGGCAAAGGCGTGCATGTCGTGACGGTCAACGATTACTTGGCACGTCGTGACATGGAATGGATGGCGCCGCTCTACATGAATTTGGGTCTGACCGTCAATGCTATCCAATCGGGTATGGCCACGGCCGATAAGCAAGCGGCTTACCTGTGCGACATTACTTATGGAACCAACAACGAATTTGGTTTCGATTACTTACGTGACAACATGCGTCCAGCGGCGAAGGGCGACGATCGATATCCGAAAGAAGCTCAGCAGTGCCAAGGGCCGCTCAATTTTGCGATCATTGACGAAGTCGACAACATTCTCATTGACGAAGCACGGACTCCGTTGATCATTAGTGGGCCTGCCGATTTGGATCTCGGGCGTTACGCCGAAGCGGATCGTGTTGCGCGGCAATTGCAAAACGAGACACACTTCAAAGTCGACGAAAAACAGCACAACGTTTCGCTGAACGATGAAGGGGTTCGCGAAGCCGAACGATTGGCGGGGGTCGAAAGTTTTTATACCGCTGGGAATATGGAATGGCCCCACTTGATCGACAATGCATTGAAGGCGCATTACTTGTACAAGCTTGACGTGAACTACGTCATCAAAGATCGCCAAATCATCATTGTCGACGAGTTCACCGGTCGCTTGATGGAAGGTCGCCAATGGAGTGATGGACTGCATCAAGCTGTCGAAGCAAAAGAGGGCGTGCCGATCAAACAAGAGACGCAAACGTTTGCCACCGCGTCGCTGCAGAATATCTTCAAGATGTACAAGAAGTTGTCGGGGATGACTGGTACGGCGATGACCGAAGCGACCGAATTCATGAAGATTTATGGGCTCGACGTCGTTGCGATTCCAACCAACCGTGAAATGGAACGGATCGAACATCCTGACTTGATCTACTTGACCGAAAAGGACAAGTACAAGGCATTGGCTGAAGAGGTCGAACGAAGCAACAAATGGGACGTCATCACCTTGAAGAACGGTGACGAGATTTGGGGCAAAATCCAAAGCGAAAATGATGAAGAGGTCACCTTCCTGCGGAAAGACGAAAAGAAAGCCGAAAAGATCTCCGATGCGAAGATCGTCCGTATCGAACGCGCCGGTCGACCGGTTCTGATCGGGACGGTTAGTATTGAAAAGAGCGAACGCTTGTCGGCCTTGCTCGAACGACGCGGCATCAAACACGACGTCTTGAACGCGAAGAATCACGGGCGTGAAGCAGAGATTGTCGCTCAAGCAGGCCGGGTCAACTCGGTCACAATCGCGACCAATATGGCGGGCCGTGGTACGGATATCGTCCTCGGGGGGAATCCCGAAACGATGGCTTGGGCTCAGCTCCAACACAAGTACCCAACGCGTTTGGAAGTGCCCGATGACGAATGGAATGCTCTCGTCCAAGAGATTGACGATCGTGAAAAGATGAGCGAAGAGGGCGACATCGTCCGAAAGCTTGGCGGTTTGTATGTGCTGGGGACCGAACGCCACGAATCTCGACGTATTGACTTGCAACTTCGCGGTCGCTGTGGACGTCAGGGCGACCCTGGTTCAAGCCGGTTCTATCTGTCTCTCGAAGACGACTTGATGCGGATTTTCGCTGGTGATTTCGTCAAGAGCATGATGGAACGATTGGGAATGCAAGAAGGCGAAGCGATCGAGTCCGCCATGGTGACCCGTCGTATCTCGGCAGCCCAAAAGAAAGTCGAAGAACGTAACTACGAAATCCGTAAAAGCTTGCTCGACTATGACGAAGTCATGGACGAACAGCGTAAACGGGTTTACCGCTACCGCCAAAACTTGCTCGATGGCCATTCCTCTCGCAACATGGTCTTGCAACTGATCCGTGGCCAAATCGATAAACACGTCAGTCTGTTCTTGGATCCCAAGTATGGTGTCGAATCGTTCGCTGCGTTTGCCGGTAACCAACTGAATTGCAAATTGGAAGCTCGCGATTTCGTGAATATGGATTTCGATATGGCCAAGTCCTATTCGGTCGATCAGGCCGAGCGGGCAGCGGAGGTGATGGTCGAAGAAATCGTCGAAGAGAATCTGCCGCAGTCGATGGAGGATGAATGGAATTGGAAAGCGTTGGTCAATTGGGCGAACACTCAATTGGGAACCAATTACCAAGAGCATCAACTCAAGGCATTGGAACGGGACGAATTGGTCAGCGAGTTGATCCTCAAAGCTCACGAACGAATCGCAAAGGTCGACTTGAGCGAAGGGGAACCGCTTCTCGATGCCGATTTTTCTCTCCGTACCCTGTGCGGCTGGATGCGGCACAAGTTTGGAATTGAAACGACGCCGGATGAGTTCCGCGATGCCGAAGATCTACGCAAGGTGTCCGATTCGTTGATGCAGCGAGCCGAACAGGCTTACAACCAGAAGGAAGCGGAATATCCGGTGATTGCCGGCATTTCACGCTTCACGGAAAAACAAGGGGCTCAAGTTTCGCTCGATCGCGAAGGCTTGGTTGCTTGGGTGAGAAGTCGATTCGAGGTCGATCTTAGCCCTGAAGATGTCCGACTCAATCGTGACGACCTGAAAGCCCAACTTGTTGAATTTAGCCGCAAAGCAGGGGATGCAGCCGAAACCAAACACAAATTGGCGGAGACGAAGATCGAAGAAGTCTTCGGTGACGCCGATAAAAACACGACGGCGATCGTTGCAAGTGGAAATAATGGCAACTTGGATGCGTTGGCTGTATGGCTTCAAAAAGAACTCAATCATCATGCCGACAAAAACGATTTGGCTCGAAAGGATCGCGAAGCGATTCGCCTAGTCGTCGATGGTGCTGTCGATGACCGCTTCTATCCCGAAATGCGACGAATGGAACGGCAAATTTTGCTCAGCATTGTCGATGAAGGCTGGAAGAACCATTTGCTGACAATGGACCACTTGCGGAGCAGCGTCGGCTTGAAGGGCTACGCCCAAATGGACCCCAAAGTGGAATACAAACGCGAAGGGATGCGGTTGTTCGATACGATGTGGGAATCGATCGGCGAACGTGTCACCGATCTGATTTTCCGTATGGAATCCTTTAACGAAGATTTCATCCGTAGCACTTGGGTCGAAGCAAAGACGCACCAAGATGATCCAAGATCGGCCAGCAATGCGGGAACGATGCGAGATGCCAATACACCCGCCCAGCAAGCGGCTGAACAGAGCAATCAAGAAGAAACGTCGCGGCCCGACCCGATTCGGCACGCCGAACCTCGAATCGGTCGCAATGACCCATGTCCATGCGGAAGCGGTAAAAAGTACAAATCGTGTTGTTTGAGAAAACGCGATCAAGTTATTTGATTTTATTAGAGATCCTTCGGAAAGGATTCCGATGTTCGCCAATTTGATTTATCTATTCGCGCTGCTGCTCGTTTCGCCGTTGGTTGCGTACCGCATGATTCGGTATGGCCGCTATCGTCGCGGATCACGAGAAAAGCTGTTCGGATTATCGAAAAATGCTGCGTTGTCGCTCAGCAACGGCAAACGCTGCGTTTGGTTGCACGCAGTTAGCGTTGGCGAAGTCAATTTGGCGAAAGGGATCGTCGGTCGTTTGCGAAGTCGCTATCCTGACGACACGATCGTGATTAGCAGCTCAACCGATACAGGGTACGACCTAGCGATCCAGCATTTTGGAGCCGATAAAGTCTTCTTTTGCCCGCTCGATTTTTCTTGGGCGGTTAGCCGGACGATCCAAAATCTGAACCCAAAACTTCTGTTGTTGGCCGAACTCGAACTTTGGCCCAACCTCATTCGAATCGCCAAAAATCACGATTGTCCCGTGATGGTTTT is a genomic window containing:
- a CDS encoding alkaline phosphatase D family protein, with the translated sequence MLFADASLFAQQQSQRPARADLSIPDVERSEVICFALYTVHDKTLKLTAQLYPLEKGDPKTARLEILKGVQWLEVAKADVIEAGWTAPFRVENWDDTRAYRYRVRHGADAKYEGVIRKNPVDKAEMIVAGFTGNSIQPAHGGDISRQDLLENVKKIDADVLFFSGDQVYDHHRHYAAWLKFGRDFGDIIKDRPTICLPDDHDVGQPNLWGESGKISTLGGAADGGYSQPGVYVQEVERAQTSHLPDPVDPQRIGQGIGVYFTNLNWGNVDFAILEDRKFKTGPAGRVPKQGPRPDHIRNPDYDPASVDVEGAILLGQRQLDFIDDWAQDWKNAKMKVALSQTIFCGGAHIHGTANGRLHADMDSNGWPQSGRNRALRSLRKAFAFHYAGDQHLATIFHHGIDEHRDAIWSFCVPSIANLYLRWWKPLEPGTNREPGSFEYTGDQVDGFDNKVTNYAAANPEETPAGNLLNTRAAGFGIVRLNTKTRQITMECWPRNVDITDPAARQYPGWPRTISQFDNYNPPSWGKLDALTFDVDSPVVQLIDSENAEILYTVRVNGRRFVPHAPRGRTFVIKAGKDAPETIVKEKARVGDDG
- the secA gene encoding preprotein translocase subunit SecA, whose protein sequence is MSIFEQLFDVLGVIFGGFAKGANRVVTGIFGSANARTVARLQQRASRITELEPKYEAMSDEELRAQTEIFRQRLRDGETLDDILDQAFAVCREGGKRFLGMRHYDVQLIGGMVLHNGDIAEMVTGEGKTLVATLPAYLNALEGKGVHVVTVNDYLARRDMEWMAPLYMNLGLTVNAIQSGMATADKQAAYLCDITYGTNNEFGFDYLRDNMRPAAKGDDRYPKEAQQCQGPLNFAIIDEVDNILIDEARTPLIISGPADLDLGRYAEADRVARQLQNETHFKVDEKQHNVSLNDEGVREAERLAGVESFYTAGNMEWPHLIDNALKAHYLYKLDVNYVIKDRQIIIVDEFTGRLMEGRQWSDGLHQAVEAKEGVPIKQETQTFATASLQNIFKMYKKLSGMTGTAMTEATEFMKIYGLDVVAIPTNREMERIEHPDLIYLTEKDKYKALAEEVERSNKWDVITLKNGDEIWGKIQSENDEEVTFLRKDEKKAEKISDAKIVRIERAGRPVLIGTVSIEKSERLSALLERRGIKHDVLNAKNHGREAEIVAQAGRVNSVTIATNMAGRGTDIVLGGNPETMAWAQLQHKYPTRLEVPDDEWNALVQEIDDREKMSEEGDIVRKLGGLYVLGTERHESRRIDLQLRGRCGRQGDPGSSRFYLSLEDDLMRIFAGDFVKSMMERLGMQEGEAIESAMVTRRISAAQKKVEERNYEIRKSLLDYDEVMDEQRKRVYRYRQNLLDGHSSRNMVLQLIRGQIDKHVSLFLDPKYGVESFAAFAGNQLNCKLEARDFVNMDFDMAKSYSVDQAERAAEVMVEEIVEENLPQSMEDEWNWKALVNWANTQLGTNYQEHQLKALERDELVSELILKAHERIAKVDLSEGEPLLDADFSLRTLCGWMRHKFGIETTPDEFRDAEDLRKVSDSLMQRAEQAYNQKEAEYPVIAGISRFTEKQGAQVSLDREGLVAWVRSRFEVDLSPEDVRLNRDDLKAQLVEFSRKAGDAAETKHKLAETKIEEVFGDADKNTTAIVASGNNGNLDALAVWLQKELNHHADKNDLARKDREAIRLVVDGAVDDRFYPEMRRMERQILLSIVDEGWKNHLLTMDHLRSSVGLKGYAQMDPKVEYKREGMRLFDTMWESIGERVTDLIFRMESFNEDFIRSTWVEAKTHQDDPRSASNAGTMRDANTPAQQAAEQSNQEETSRPDPIRHAEPRIGRNDPCPCGSGKKYKSCCLRKRDQVI